The genomic window ACCTTGTTCCAGTTATCACGCCAGCATTCAAGTTCGCAGTTATCCATCTCAGCAGAGTCAGATAGAACGCTCCAAGTTAAGAATAAATCCAAGAAGCGCACTTGTTGCTCATTGATACCGATTGAGCTGAATGGATTGACGTCTAAAGAGCGAACCTCGATGTACTCGACGCCAGCTCGAGCCAGTGCTTCCGATGGCTTCTCACCATTTTTAGCAACACGCTTAGGACGAATCGGCGCATAAAGCTCGTTCTCGATTTGAAGAACGTTGCTGTTCAGCTGACGGTATTCGCCATCTACCTTAACGCCGATGTCCGCAAACTCTTCGGATGGTGTGCGAATCGCTTGGTTCAAGCCTTCAAGATATTGGCCTAGGCTGTTAAAGCCAATCTTCAGCACACTTTGCGCACTGTTAGTATAACCAAGATCGCTCAGCCGCAGCGCTGTCGCTTTCGGCAAGAACAGTGTTTCGCCCACCTTTTCAAAAGGTAATTTGGTTTCTCTTCCTTTGACAAAAGAAGAACATAGCGCTGGCGAAGCACCGAAAAAGTACGGTATTAACCAACCAAAACGATAATAGTTACGAATCAGACCAAAGTAAGCATCGGATTTAGCGTCACAACGCGCTTCTTCTGTTTGCTCTCCAAACAGGCTATCCCAAAAGCTTTCTGGGAAAGAGAAATTAAAGTGAACACCCGAGATAATCTGCATCAGGCTACCGTAACGTCGCTTTAAACCTTCACGATATAACGTCTTCATCTTGCCGTTATTCGAAGTGCCGTACTGAGCGAGCTGAATATCAGCTTCACTGCCAACATAACAAGGCATTGAGAGTGGCCACAGTTTTTCGTCACCTAACTTAGTTTGCGTGAAGTGGTGGACATCAGACAACTGATTCAATAACGTCGGAACATCGCTCGAAACTGGCGTAATAAACTCCAACAGCGACTCGGAAAAATCGGTTGTAATCCATTCGTTCATCAACGCAGCTCCCAAAGCCTCAGGGTGTGGCCCGGTAGCAAGATGCCCATTATCCGTATAGCGTAACGTTTCCCTCTCAACACCGCGACCGAATTGAGAAAAGGTCTTAGGGTTGGTTGCAACTTGCTTTAGTCGCGCAGCAAAATCAGTCAAAATTCAGTTCACTTATCTTATATCGTTCTGATTAGAACTATCATAAATTAGGTTAGAGGAGAAAAATAGAATCTTTTCCCTCCCCCTTTAATATGTACTCTAACGAGTGATTTCAAGCTCTTCTATTGGAATATCTAACTTTTCGAGTCGAGGACGAAGCAAAGTCGCATCGCCAACAACAATTATTTGATAATCATTCGGGTTAAACCATTTCTTAGCGAGCTTGTTTAAAGTCTCTTTTGGGACGGTTTCAACTATCTGATTACGCTGTTGCAAATAGTCCTCATCAAGATTCAGCGCAACAATGTTACTCAACAGCCCGGCCTTTTGACTGGGTGTTTCATACTTAAGTGCATCTTGTTGACCCACCGCTAAGCGCATAAATTGCATTTCATCCTCAGTCAAACCACTTTGGCTAAATTTATTCAACTCAGCGATAAACTCTTGAATCGATGCAACGGTAGCATTGGCTCTAACTTGAGCGCTAAAGATTACCGCGCCAGTTTCACGCGTACTCGCAAAGTAACCACTAGCACCATAAGTGTACGCCTTATCTTCACGTAAATTTTGGTTAATACGGCTATTGAAGTTACCCGCTAAATTAAAGTTTGCCAACTGGCTCAAATATAATTCACCCGTCGCATCAAACGGCAGGCCTTTACGAACCAAGCGAACAACACTTTGTGGCGCTCCCGGCTTATCGACTAAGTACAGATGTTGACCCGAAAGCGCTTTGACAATCTGCGGACGCGTTAACGGCGCCGCATCGCCTTGCCACCCTTCAAAGAACTGTAGCTGTTTGCCGACCTCTTCCTTCGAAATGTCTCCTACGACAACAATACTAGCCCCCTCTGGCGTATAATGTTGTGCATAGAATTTTTTCACATCATCTAAGGTCAATTTCGATAAAGCTTCCTTAGTGCCATCACTTGCGCGAGCAAAAATACTGTCACCAAACAGCACTTCACGGGTCGCTTGAGAGGCCATCCAACTTGGCTGCTGGTGTTGATATACAATGCCTTCTAACATCTGCTGCTTGACGCGTTCGAAATCTTGCTCATCAAACTTAGGCTCGAATAGCACCTCTTGCACTATCGCTAAAGTTTGAGGCAGATTTTTATCTAGCGTCGAGATGGAGATGTCCGTGGTGTAACTGCCCGCACTAATACTGACACTACTACCAAGCTTATCTAGAGTCGCCTGTAACTCTTCAACGGTTCGTTTCGTCGAGCCCTCTTCCATCATCGAAGCCGTTAGATTCGCAAGACCTTCTTGCCCTTTACGAACATAACGCTCACCAGCAGGAAGTTGAATTTGCAGTTGTACTGTCGGCGTTTCACTGGTTACCGTACCAATCAATTCTGCGCCGTTTGCAAAATGCATGCGATACAATTTGGGTGTGGTCGCCTCAACACCAAATTTAACTTCAGGCATCACGCTGCGATCAAATGTGTTCGGTACTTTTCTGAAATCCAATTGGTCTTCCGTCACTTTGCTGTACTTAGGAAGGGTACGTGCAGGCGTAGTAAAGGTCGCCTCACGAACAGCCAAATTGAGCTGTTTTTTAGGAACCACACTCAGAGTAACCTTATGCTTACCTTCGATAAAATCTTGGTATGCTTTACTGACGCTTTCTGGTGTGACAGCACGGATTTGAGCCAATTGCGATTCAATTCGGTCCGGCTGACCATAGAAGGTTTGATTCGAAGCGAGCTGTGAAACCTTACCTTTCACACTTTGCAGTGCGAAAACAGCATTCGCTTCTGCCATGCCAGTGATCTGGTCTAAACGCTCTTGCTCAACGCCCTCTTTCGAGAATTGCTCTAGGGTATCCATCAGCTCTTTATTAAGAACCGTCAAATCGCCTTTTTCACCTGAATTCCCCATTGCATACACGTACATGGTACAAGCAAGCTCAGCGCAATCATGGAAAGAGCCAGCGCTTACTGCCTTCTGCGTTTTCACGAGGTTTTGATACAAGTAACTATTGGTACCGGAACCTAGCACGTTAGACAGTGCATTCAGTGAAGCTTGCGTCTCTTCGCCACGATACGTTGTTGGCCAACCCACCACCACCATCGGCTGGCGAATGTTATCTTCTAAAGTGATGTATTTATCTTGCGTCAATTTCGCAGGTTGCTTCTCTGCCGCCTTAACCTCTGGCCCCTTAGGAATCGGACCAAAGTACTTATTAACCCATGCTAGTGTGTCATCAACGTCGATATCACCACCAATGGTCAATACCGCATTATTAGGGCCATACCAGCGTAAAAAGAAAGCCTTAAGATCATTCACATCAACCCGGTCTAGATCTTCAACATAACCAATGGGTTGCCATGAGTATGGATGACCTTCAGGGTAAAGCGCTTCACTCATGCGCTCCCACATCAAGCCGTAAGGACGGTTTTCATAGCTTTGGGCACGCTCATTCTTAACCGTACCTCTTTGAACCTCAAATTTCTTCTGAGAAACCGCATCGACTAAAAAGCCCATTCGGTCAGATTCTAACCACAACATTTTTTCAAGTTGGTTAGAAGGAACGGTTTCGAAGTAATTCGTGCGATCTCGATTGGTGGTGCCATTTAACGATCCCCCCGCTTCGGTAATGATCTTAAAATGCTGCTGGTCCCCGACATGTTCAGAACCTTGGAACATCATATGCTCAAAGAAGTGAGCAAAACCCGATTTACCAATCTGTTCACGAGCTGATCCTACGTGATAGGTCACATCAACATGGACAAGTGGGTCGGAATGATCAGGAGAGAGAATAACCGTCAAGCCGTTCTCGAGTTGATATTTTGTATACGGAATTACCACTTTATCGTTAGAAGGCTTAACTTCATCAATTAAAGTGACACCTTCTGGTAATGAAGAAAAGAAGGATGTTGAGCTAGGTACATTGTATGAACAGCCGACAATGGCGATAAGAGAAAATGTACCAAGTAAAACCTTTTTCATAGGTTCTCCTTAGAAAAAACCGAGGTAGATAGCAGTAAGTAAGCTATAGCGGACAGCTTTGCCTGTCGCTATCAAAATAACGCTAGGGATGAATTTCATTCTTAGCCAACCCGCGGCGAGACATAAAGGGTCACCAATGATCGGTACCCAACTGAATAACAGAGCCCAGTAACCATAGCGGCTCAACCAAGCCATAGCCTTATGACCATACTTTTCTGATTGAGTTCGATTCGGTAGCCACAAACCAATCCAATAATTGGTCAGGCCACCTAAAGTATTGCCAAGTGTCGCCACCAGAATGATTGATGATACAGAAAACTGATCGAGGCTCAATGTTGCAACAAGGCTTGCTTCTGAACCACCGGGCAACAATGTAGCACTCAAGAAGCCACTGATAAAGAGCACCCACAGCGCTGAGTCAGAGAACCACAACGCTATGTTTTCAAAAAAAGAATTAAAAAATTCTAGCACTGCATATCAACCTTCTTGCATTTTAAGTAGTACCTTGCCTCTAGTATGCCCAGTTTCAACCTGTAGGTGGGCCGACTGCGCATCGTCTAGCTTGTAGATAGCTTGAATTTCTGTTTTGAGTAACCCGACACTGACCATGTAAAGCATGGTGTCCATTTGCTCTGGGTTTGGCTCAACCAACATACCTGACGCAGTAAAGCCCAGTAGTGTTGCTTTATCGCAGATAAGTTCTGCGGACAATGTTGGTACCGTCACCACTCTCGCACCATCTTTCAGGCACTTCAAGGCATCAAGAGCCGTATCTCCACCAACCAAATCAATCAGCACATCAACCTCGGATACTCGTTCCGAAGCTGGCGCAAATTTATAATTAATCGCATGAGCACCGAGTGTGGCAAGATAATCAAGATTCGCTTCGCTACAAGTGGTGAACACTTCAGCTTTTGCTGCAACAGCGATTTGAACCGCAAGATGACCCACACCACCCGCTCCGGCTAAAATCAGGACACGATCGCCCTCTTTCACTTCAGCCTTGTTTAGCGCTTGTGCTGCTGTTTGGCTCGCTAAGGGTAACGCAGCTGCCGCTTCTAATGTGACACTATCGGGAACCTGACTTAAAGCCGTTTCAGATACACACACATATTGACTGTAACCGCCACCTTGCAGTGGGAAGCCAATAAAACCGGCCACATTATCACCAACATTAAAACGATTAGCCTGTTCACCGAGTGTGACAATTTGCCCTGAAATATCGTACCCCGGCACCCAAGGCAGGTTATCTTTGTTCTGCGCCACGGCCCAACCGAGGCCTGCTCGAGTTTTAACATCAATCGGATTAATGCCCGAAAAGGAAACTTTGACCACCACTTCCCCAGCTTTAGGCTTTGGAATCGTGCGAGTCTGAATACTTAGGTTTTCGACACCGCCAAATTGAGTAATCGCTATCTGTTTATTTTCCATTTCCACATTTCCTTGATTGATAAAAGCCCTAATGAGCAAACACTCTAATTGATAAAAAGAAAGGGATGCGAAAGCATCCCTTTGACTATAAACCATTTAATAAGGCTAAGTTAACCACTCATTTGTAAATTGACGCCCCATTAACGCATGATACAGGAGTCAGTCACCCCATTAACCGACGAGAGCTAATAGAATACCGGCTGCAACCGCGCTACCAAGTACACCAGCAACGTTCGGGCCCATTGCATGCATTAACAAGAAGTTCTGAGGGTTCGCCTCAAGACCAACCTTGTTCACAACACGGGCTGCCATTGGAACAGCGGATACACCAGCGGCACCAATCAGTGGGTTAATATCTTCTTTCGAGAAGCGATTCAACACCTTCGCCATCAATACCCCTCCCGCGGTACCGATACTAAAAGCGACGGCACCTAAACCAAGAATACCTAGCGTCTCCAAATTCAAGAAGGTATCCGCTTGAAGCTTAGAACCAACGCCGAGACCAAGGAATATAGTCACTATGTTAATCAGTTCGTTTTGCGCGGTTTTTGAAAGACGATCCACCACACCCGCTTCACGCATTAAATTGCCTAAACAGAACATGCCGACCAAAGGGGTTGCTGATGGTAGGAACAAAATCGTCATCAGCAGTACAGCAAGCGGGAATAGAATCTTCTCTGCTTTACTAACATGACGAAGTTGAGCCATCTTAATCTTACGCTCTTCAGGTGACGTCAACGCTTTCATAATAGGTGGCTGAATAATGGGAACCAACGCCATGTAGCTATAAGCTGCGACCGCGATTGCACCTAATAAATCAGGAGATAACTTACTCGCCAAGAAGATCGCTGTTGGGCCATCGGCCCCACCAATGATCGCAATCGAAGAAGCATCCGCCATCGAGAATTCCATACCTGGAACATAGTTCAGCAAAATCGCACCAAATAGCGTTGCGAAAATACCAAACTGAGCCGCAGCCCCCAGCCACAGAGTTTTAGGGTTAGCAATCAAGGCTCCGAAGTCCGTCATCGCGCCGACCCCCATAAAGATCAGCAGAGGGAAAATACCCGTCTCAATCCCCACGTAATAGACGTAATAAAGCAAACCACCCGGCTCAGTGAAACCTGCATTTGGGATGTTTGCTAATATGGCACCAAACCCAATCGGTAGCAGCAGTAAAGGTTCAAACCCTTTACGAATGGCCAAAAATAACAGTAAGCCACCCACTATCATCATACAGATTTGGCCGAACTCAAAGTTAGCAATCCCTGTTTCAGACCATAAGGTCATCAATCCTTCCATAGTACTCCCTTACGCTAAGCTGAGTAGTGGAGCGCCTACAGTCACTGCATCGCCTTCTTTAACATTCAACTCTTGAACAATACCATCACGAGCAGCTCGAACTTCCGTTTCCATCTTCATCGCTTCTAAGATAAGCAGAACGTCACCTTCAACCACTTCCGTACCCGGTTGAACGATAACTTTAAAGATATTTCCCGCCAGTGGAGCCGGCACAGCTTCCGCGTTCGATGGTGCAACGAGTGCCGCTTGGGTCGATTGAGCGGGCTTTGCCGATGGTGTTGCAGATTTGAGTTCACCTTGAGGGCCGACTTCGACATCATAAACTTGACCATCCACTTTCACGCTGTAGTGCTCAATACCACCCGAAGCTTGTACAGGTACTGGTGCAACTGAGGGCTCAGTTTCTAGTGTTGGTGCGGGCTCAAAGGCTTCAGGGTTGTGGCGGTTCTTAAGGAACTTCAGACCGACTTGTGGAAAAAGTGCGTAAGTCAATACATCATCAACCGTCTCTTCAGCTAAAGAGATGCCGTCTGATTTCGCTTTTTCTAAAAGCTCTGTCGTTAACGTATCCATTTCTGATTTAAGTAAATCAGCAGGTCGACAAGTGATTGGCTCAGCCCCATCGAGAACTTTCGCTTGCAGTTCAGCATCCACTTCAGCAGGAGCTTGACCGTATTCACCTTTCAGCACGCCCGCCGTCTCTTTGGTGATGCTCTTGTAGCGCTCCCCGGTTAAAACGTTGATAACCGCTTGAGTACCGACAATCTGAGATGTTGGCGTTACCAAAGGAATATATCCAAGATCTTTACGTACCCGTGGGATCTCCTCAAGCACTTCGTCCATACGGTCGGCGGCGCCTTGCTCTTTAAGTTGACCTTCCATGTTGGTTAACATGCCGCCAGGGACTTGAGCGATCAAGATGCGAGAATCGACACCTTTTAGCTGACCTTCCCATTTCGCGTACTTTTTACGTACATCTCGGAAATACGTAGCAATAGGCTCAATCTGG from Vibrio artabrorum includes these protein-coding regions:
- the gshA gene encoding glutamate--cysteine ligase, coding for MTDFAARLKQVATNPKTFSQFGRGVERETLRYTDNGHLATGPHPEALGAALMNEWITTDFSESLLEFITPVSSDVPTLLNQLSDVHHFTQTKLGDEKLWPLSMPCYVGSEADIQLAQYGTSNNGKMKTLYREGLKRRYGSLMQIISGVHFNFSFPESFWDSLFGEQTEEARCDAKSDAYFGLIRNYYRFGWLIPYFFGASPALCSSFVKGRETKLPFEKVGETLFLPKATALRLSDLGYTNSAQSVLKIGFNSLGQYLEGLNQAIRTPSEEFADIGVKVDGEYRQLNSNVLQIENELYAPIRPKRVAKNGEKPSEALARAGVEYIEVRSLDVNPFSSIGINEQQVRFLDLFLTWSVLSDSAEMDNCELECWRDNWNKVILEGRQIGLELQIGCHGERLSLQDWAKRVFKDLRAIAELMDAEQGGRAYQETCDTLEVWIDNPELTISGQLLEETKRLGGLGKVGCALGKTYAQQHKAHQYKVYSAELMEAEVQRSVIAQQKSEEASTQDFDSFLADYFSYLKA
- a CDS encoding M16 family metallopeptidase gives rise to the protein MKKVLLGTFSLIAIVGCSYNVPSSTSFFSSLPEGVTLIDEVKPSNDKVVIPYTKYQLENGLTVILSPDHSDPLVHVDVTYHVGSAREQIGKSGFAHFFEHMMFQGSEHVGDQQHFKIITEAGGSLNGTTNRDRTNYFETVPSNQLEKMLWLESDRMGFLVDAVSQKKFEVQRGTVKNERAQSYENRPYGLMWERMSEALYPEGHPYSWQPIGYVEDLDRVDVNDLKAFFLRWYGPNNAVLTIGGDIDVDDTLAWVNKYFGPIPKGPEVKAAEKQPAKLTQDKYITLEDNIRQPMVVVGWPTTYRGEETQASLNALSNVLGSGTNSYLYQNLVKTQKAVSAGSFHDCAELACTMYVYAMGNSGEKGDLTVLNKELMDTLEQFSKEGVEQERLDQITGMAEANAVFALQSVKGKVSQLASNQTFYGQPDRIESQLAQIRAVTPESVSKAYQDFIEGKHKVTLSVVPKKQLNLAVREATFTTPARTLPKYSKVTEDQLDFRKVPNTFDRSVMPEVKFGVEATTPKLYRMHFANGAELIGTVTSETPTVQLQIQLPAGERYVRKGQEGLANLTASMMEEGSTKRTVEELQATLDKLGSSVSISAGSYTTDISISTLDKNLPQTLAIVQEVLFEPKFDEQDFERVKQQMLEGIVYQHQQPSWMASQATREVLFGDSIFARASDGTKEALSKLTLDDVKKFYAQHYTPEGASIVVVGDISKEEVGKQLQFFEGWQGDAAPLTRPQIVKALSGQHLYLVDKPGAPQSVVRLVRKGLPFDATGELYLSQLANFNLAGNFNSRINQNLREDKAYTYGASGYFASTRETGAVIFSAQVRANATVASIQEFIAELNKFSQSGLTEDEMQFMRLAVGQQDALKYETPSQKAGLLSNIVALNLDEDYLQQRNQIVETVPKETLNKLAKKWFNPNDYQIIVVGDATLLRPRLEKLDIPIEELEITR
- a CDS encoding YqaA family protein, whose amino-acid sequence is MLEFFNSFFENIALWFSDSALWVLFISGFLSATLLPGGSEASLVATLSLDQFSVSSIILVATLGNTLGGLTNYWIGLWLPNRTQSEKYGHKAMAWLSRYGYWALLFSWVPIIGDPLCLAAGWLRMKFIPSVILIATGKAVRYSLLTAIYLGFF
- a CDS encoding NADP-dependent oxidoreductase; the encoded protein is MENKQIAITQFGGVENLSIQTRTIPKPKAGEVVVKVSFSGINPIDVKTRAGLGWAVAQNKDNLPWVPGYDISGQIVTLGEQANRFNVGDNVAGFIGFPLQGGGYSQYVCVSETALSQVPDSVTLEAAAALPLASQTAAQALNKAEVKEGDRVLILAGAGGVGHLAVQIAVAAKAEVFTTCSEANLDYLATLGAHAINYKFAPASERVSEVDVLIDLVGGDTALDALKCLKDGARVVTVPTLSAELICDKATLLGFTASGMLVEPNPEQMDTMLYMVSVGLLKTEIQAIYKLDDAQSAHLQVETGHTRGKVLLKMQEG
- a CDS encoding sodium ion-translocating decarboxylase subunit beta — protein: MEGLMTLWSETGIANFEFGQICMMIVGGLLLFLAIRKGFEPLLLLPIGFGAILANIPNAGFTEPGGLLYYVYYVGIETGIFPLLIFMGVGAMTDFGALIANPKTLWLGAAAQFGIFATLFGAILLNYVPGMEFSMADASSIAIIGGADGPTAIFLASKLSPDLLGAIAVAAYSYMALVPIIQPPIMKALTSPEERKIKMAQLRHVSKAEKILFPLAVLLMTILFLPSATPLVGMFCLGNLMREAGVVDRLSKTAQNELINIVTIFLGLGVGSKLQADTFLNLETLGILGLGAVAFSIGTAGGVLMAKVLNRFSKEDINPLIGAAGVSAVPMAARVVNKVGLEANPQNFLLMHAMGPNVAGVLGSAVAAGILLALVG
- the oadA gene encoding sodium-extruding oxaloacetate decarboxylase subunit alpha gives rise to the protein MSKPLAITDVVLRDAHQSLFATRMRIEDMLPIAAELDKVGYWSLETWGGATYDSCIRFLGEDPWERLRKLKKVMPNTPMQMLLRGQNLLGYRHYADDVVKKFVERAHYNGMDVFRIFDAMNDVRNFETAVKATIDVGGHAQGTLSYTTSPVHNTDTWVDLAKRLEDLGCHSLCIKDMSGLLKPYEAEELITRIKASCDVPLALHSHATTGLSTATAVKAVEAGIDILDTAISSMSCTYGHTPTETVVAMLEGTERDTNLKLDQIEPIATYFRDVRKKYAKWEGQLKGVDSRILIAQVPGGMLTNMEGQLKEQGAADRMDEVLEEIPRVRKDLGYIPLVTPTSQIVGTQAVINVLTGERYKSITKETAGVLKGEYGQAPAEVDAELQAKVLDGAEPITCRPADLLKSEMDTLTTELLEKAKSDGISLAEETVDDVLTYALFPQVGLKFLKNRHNPEAFEPAPTLETEPSVAPVPVQASGGIEHYSVKVDGQVYDVEVGPQGELKSATPSAKPAQSTQAALVAPSNAEAVPAPLAGNIFKVIVQPGTEVVEGDVLLILEAMKMETEVRAARDGIVQELNVKEGDAVTVGAPLLSLA